One window of the Apium graveolens cultivar Ventura unplaced genomic scaffold, ASM990537v1 ctg1993, whole genome shotgun sequence genome contains the following:
- the LOC141700256 gene encoding uncharacterized protein LOC141700256: protein MDEWKKVKLAGLHFEGKLSIWYRFYQSSRGLMPWRNFLNDVVSRFENPEGRDVQELFNKLLQTGSIMEYEDKFEELGAQVMARNKLLGEDYFVSSFISGLKDHIRSAVKMFRPQFLVDTVYLAKQEE from the coding sequence ATGGATGAATGGAAGAAGGTGAAATTAGCGGGACTGCATTTCGAAGGCAAGCTAAGCATATGGTATAGGTTTTACCAGAGTAGCAGGGGACTTATGCCCTGGAGAAATTTTCTCAATGATGTGGTGAGTAGATTCGAAAACCCGGAAGGAAGAGATGTACAAGAACTCTTCAACAAACTACTACAGACAGGGTCCATAATGGAATATGAGGACAAGTTTGAGGAGCTCGGGGCACAAGTTATGGCAAGAAATAAGTTGTTGGGTGAAGATTACTTTGTGTCCAGTTTCATCAGTGGTCTCAAAGATCACATTCGAAGTGCTGTCAAAATGTTTAGGCCACAATTTCTGGTGGATACAGTATACTTGGCTAAGCAGGAAGAATAA